In bacterium, the sequence ATGCCCTCCTTGATGGGCGTGATGCAGGAAAAGACGTTGGGCACGCCGTCCACCTCCATCAGGCAGGACGAGCATTTGCCGATGGCGCAAAAAAAGCCCCGGGGTCGGTTGAGCTTGACGCTGTGGCGCAATATCTTGACCCCGGCGGCATGCAGCGCAGCCGCGACGGTTTCGCCCGAA encodes:
- a CDS encoding (2Fe-2S)-binding protein; its protein translation is MRIETHPILNFQRGPKVTFYFEGRPVEGFSGETVAAALHAAGVKILRHSVKLNRPRGFFCAIGKCSSCLMEVDGVPNVFSCITPIKEGMQVRRQQGRGRITLN